Within the Rosa rugosa chromosome 2, drRosRugo1.1, whole genome shotgun sequence genome, the region cttcttcttcatttgtgGACTCCTTGTTAGAACTGTTCACACAATTCTCACAAACTGAAACAGTAGGACCAAGCTTGGGTCCAGAGGCATTCCATGGGGTTAGAGATTGACAGACATGGCAGAGCAGAGTCCTTAAATGCTTCGCCACCAAGAAGTTTGCACCATGAACCTTGATGTCACAATCCCAACACAGACTAGCCTGATCTGATTCACAGTACATCTTTGCCACAGAATCACACAGCTCACActtcttcatctctctctctctctctctctcaatttgattgCTCAAGCAGATCTCTTTTATCTATGTTTGTAAGCCCTGAAGTGTAAATGTACATATATAAAAAGGAAGGGATTGGAAAACATGGTGCAGGACAAGatgggagtttttttttttgattggggggttagtctttgtttttttttttggtcgaaggGTTAGTCTTTGTTAGATTAGGTACACACACACTCAGGATATCCCAGCATAACCGGATTAATCCACTGTATCGCCACGGGGCAGGAACGCGAACAAGCACAAGGCCTCACCGTCGGCTGGCCACCAAGATGGTAGTTATTTATATTCAAGACCAGCACctgattatttttttattttatttttttaagagagGAATTGGACTTTATTGTTTAATTTGTTTCCTTCAAAGAGGGAGAAAATGCACCAATCAATCTCACTCCTTAAGTTTGGGTAAGTTTATTGGCAAGAGAGGAGCAGATAGAAGATAATTTAGGGTAAAGCCTTCACATACTGAATTACTCGGAATTTAATCATTTTGCTCACAGGTACAATAGACAATTCATACACAACATCATTGATTTGGGAACGTAATAAAGTAAGTACAGATGTGACAATTGGGCGTGATATCAATAGTAGGAGATATtcttgtggttttttttttttttttgcgttgTTAACAGAAAACAATCAAAGAAAGCCTCTTTTAAGAACTTGCAAAAGCTTGAGTGTATAAAAATCACAAgaatacttgtacatacataTACTTAAGAGCTTTCAATCCTACGCTATTAGTAAAATTAATACATTGATATAATGTACGTAAAAGAAGAACCTAGAATGTATTGTATGAAAAGCAAGTAAACGTGTTATAAATGCTTCTTACAACAACAATGAAGCCAAGGATATTTTCAACTTTGATGGGTTGGAATTAGGTGATGGAGTGTTAAAATGTTGAACACCACCTAAAATTTGCCACATCATATGGCATTATGGCACTCTTTGTTCCCCTTCCATGCAATTTGTGGTTGGTATCGTGCAAGAACCCACTGCATTCCCTCTGAATTTACACACACACCAGTTGGAATAATGGAGGCGAGAATTGGAATACTTAGAAGACACACGCGTCTGAATTGCAGTGAACTAACTAGAACTCAACTCAATTATGTGGACAGCTCACTACTCCTTTGGCTCTTAGCTTCAAGATCTTGCAGCTTTTGCTAGCCTCTAGCTAGGTGGTTGTATAATGATGATCTATGTACAGGGTTGAGAATTGAGATCGACGATATGAGCGAGAGTTCTTTTCGTTTAGAACAAATTCCAAATCGTACGTGGCCAGTTAAACTTAGTGGGAATCTTACTTTCTGGTAGTTATTGGCACCTTCCTGGATTTGTCAATGGTGATTCTTTAGTGGTTCAGATGAAGCCTTGGCTATTACTACTAACAGCATGATTGATTATTTGTCTCTCTGTAGAACAACTTGAAAGTATATCCGTCAACTGTAATGAGCTCAGCAAAAATTAATTCTCAATTCTTGACATAATCACAGAGATGGTACGTCGGAAGGTACAATGAGCGGTACGACATTCTTATAAAAATCGtctattttaaaaaaaagacTTCTATTCATACTTCTTGATTTAGTATTTAGACCTCCTCATTTTTTGAAACTTTTAAAATCCAAATTTAtccctaacaaaaaaaaaaaaaatcagttctTGTTCCCAGATCAGATCAGGATAGCTTAGGTAGTTTGAAGATTGTTTAAAGGTGAAAACGAGTGTTCTTAACTGCACAAGAAAAACACTTACGCAAgaataaaaaaaccaaacagAATTTTctgggaaaaaaataaataaataaaaatcctGTACGCATTTGCTTATAGTTTGAGCTGGACATCAGTGGCTATTCATTCACATACAGTATTGTTTCATGTTCAAGTGTTGGGCATGGAAAATGCCTCTGACTTTAGGGAACATATGGACTTGATATAAAATGAAAGATGAAGGTTCCTGGTCTTAAATTATTGCTCTGATTCAACTACTGCGAAAGTGCGAATCTTAAACTAATTAACCTAATTAGAGTTTGACATATTGCATAGGGGCGAGAGAGAGTGAGATAGTTGCTGTGGTATCACCATAAATGAGTGTTGTGGAGAAGATGGAAGAGCAGGAGGTAtagatagaaaaataaaaattattgggCAGAGTTGGAAGTTTAGTGTCTCAAAATATGAAAGGAGGTCTAACTAACAATTtaggaggtctgaatagaactATCTTTTTAAAAATATATGATAACTAAAATTATTGAGAAAGAAATAATTAAGAAACTCATGATATAATTTATTACGTACGCTTATTTAGTTActcttgttttaattttttaaagtAATCTGTCGAACACTTACATGCATTAACTTATGAagttatgatggagtttcttaaAATATGTTGAATCCAAAGTCATGCAAAAAAATGATACAACTCTAATACATAAATTATATAAAGTGCATTGCTTGATGTTAGAAATTCATTACAAAAGTGTCATTATAGCATGTGTCGTCTCATTTTAGTCGtcattttgaatttatttggAGTGGCATTCTTATCTGAAAGAGGTGTACTTGATATTTCAGTAGGGGAGGGCTTCCAAAACCAAGTAGATAGTCTGCCAAGCTGGGCGAGGAGAGAAACCTGTGGATTTGAATTTGGTATTGGCCTGGTTTTGTCCATTTCCCTCTTCATGCATGCATTGAACTCAATTGGAAGAACAAATAAGCTAGTGGATGAATAAGTAGCTATAGCTAGCTACTGTTGTCAATGACTCAATTTGGCATTCCCAAATTCGACGTACTAATTCTGGTTAGCTGCACAAACACATTGTGGCTGAGCTTTGAGAGGTTTCTAGCTACTAGTACATATAAATATGTAGTGGATTTGAATCTGTGGTACGCATTCATGAAAATTAGCTCCGCCAGTTAGGTTTTAATTTTCAAACCAGATGGGATGATTTTCTCTTAACATTAATGGGAAAATTAGCTCCGCTATATTAATGGGATGATTTTCTCTAacatttgtttttatatttgtttttcaATGATTTTCTCTAATTCCCAagtcccaaaaccaaaatttgaTGTTAATGATGACGATGGAGTTGCTCTTCAACCAGCCAAGCCCATGAACAAATTGGTTGAAGTCATCCATGATCTACCTACAAGTGAAGGACCCAACTTATTTGTTTAGATGGGTGACTAAAGAAGACTGCTCCCTTTCTTTACCTCATTTGAGGTCCCAGGCCCATTACAAGTCAAGGACCCAACTTATTTGAAATGACGCTTGAGATAACATTAGTTACATTACATCTCATAGAGAATGTTGCCAACTGAGGTACTACATTGTTACATAATCTCGAGTCTGACACATAAAAACAAGAAATAACATGAAAGATTCATCAAGTAGATGTCATTACGGAGGAAAGCTACACATCATGTTTGAGGCCTTGAGCACAAGAGCAACTCTGGAAAACCAACTAATTGATTGATTTCTCTTCAAATGTCTTACGTATCTTGTCCCATCTTTTATGCGAAAAAAAGTAGTGTCAATAGTTCAAGACACATTTTGTTAGAAATTGATGAAGCCGAATTGACTTGAATATACTTAATTTTAAATAAACAGAATACTACAAGGTAAACTAATACCAAATCTCCTTAATTAGTATACCTTAATTACCAATACCAAATTGGATTTCCACCcaccttcttttcttcttttcatttattttttattttttaaattctgGTTGATCTATATAAAAAGAAACTTTTGAAAAGCAAACATATATGCCATGATCATATGAAAACTGGGCTTAGCTAAATAGTCTCTAATAATAAGCTCAACCGAAATTACAAACTAGGATGATAATGGAAACAAAAAGATCTTGATGACATACTACAAGAAAAACTAGATTGCCACAGAAGAAGAGATCACTACATCTGATCACCATCCTCAGTAACAAAAGCTTCCTCCAACAACTCCACAGAACTTTCCATCATAGCAGGACTCAACCTAAACATGAGTGTACAAAACTCCATCTCATTCAAGCACCCATCACCATTCAAATCACCTTCTTTGATCATGCTCCTCACCTCATCGTCGCTCATACCTTGCAATCCCAACAAGCCGGAGTTCCTCTTCAAGCTCTGAAACGTGATCACGCCTCTCTCTCCGTCCATCAAAAGCCGAAAGCCGTTGCAGAGCTCCTTCATGAAGCCTTCCGCTCCCAACTTGTCCACCATGGCCGGGAAGAAGTCTTCAAACACCACTCCGTTTTGGCACGCCATTATAATTATCTCAGTGTGATGAAAGTCAATCGGAAAAACTATACCTATAAATTAATCAGGGTGCGTGCGTGAGGAGGTTTATATATAGCTAGGGAACATGTTGAAGCAAGAAAAGGAATAAAGACCTAGAAGGGAGGGAAAATTAAACTTCGAGGAAAGAGAGGTGGGTGTGGATGACAACAAAGGTACAGGAGAGAGAAGGGCATGAACGAAGTTAATTTGCTCTGCCAGTCTGCCATATAAATATAAATTCATGTAAGCTGGGGCAGTTTGATTTCTGGTAAAAGTTCTCCTTCGTGGAAATTGCATGGGAAGGTCCATATATTAATTGGCAAAGAAGGTAGCTGCATGTATTTTCCCACGAAAGGATATGAAACTTGGCATAGAAGGCCAGAAGGGCTCTTTTCAAATCAGCACGTAATAGATTAATTAACACAAAAGATTTGACCCTCGATCGAGCAATAGCTGCGTAATTACATAAACGGTTAGGAAGaggaaatttcaattttttttttttgggttaaatgATTAGTGTATTAAGTATGTCGACTTTGATACATTGGATGTCGAATTTGACATCTTTACCGATGCTTCCTTTGTTGGAAGGAAATACCTTACAAGTACAAACTAGACTAAAAGTTAGTTGGTTGAAGTGCTCTCATATGCTAGAGCCACGCACCTCAGTGTCGCCTTAACGTTAATCGATCTTAGATGAAATTTCAAATATCAGCCAAGATGTATACATTTCACTCAAATATCactaaatttaaacaaatatGAATGACTCTAACATATATTTAAGATTTAAGTGGTTTGGGTTAACATAAGTAGCAGTCCGGctacggtgcggacgtccgtgccgtgcggacggtacggatttcccatTTTCCCCCCACTTTccaatcacattttcacatcttaaccgttcagtttttaggtcctaatgtatagatcacctctgcaaaatttcagccaatttggtgatcgttaaggcatccaaaactgcaaattacaacaatgtacacgaacggttccggttcgacagattcggttcgttcgtgtaaattgcaattttggatgccttaacgatcaccaaattggctgaaattttgcagagatgatctatacattaagacctcaaaactgaacggttaatatcaaaatatgtgatcagaaagtgggtgaaaaccggaaatctgtactgaaatttcggtacggacgtccgcacctgagaaaaatcccaTAAGTAGCGAGGGGTAGAGAGAAATGAGTTGGAATGTAAGCAAGAAAGACACACATGCAATGTCAGCTTTATATCAAATACGTACACGCCAATAATTAGTGTACCATGCACCAAGGAGCCGAGAATTTGCTTTTGTGAAGGGTAATATCAATATTGTTCTTTCAAGTTTCGACAGATATATCGCATCACTTGAGAAAATAATCAAGAGAGTGGGACACAATAACAAAAATTCAATGGAGAGAATCAAAGATGTTGAGAAAAATTTatgcaaaacaaataaatatgAGATAATTGAGATCATAAAATCGAACTCTTatcatattatttatttatttattttattttatttttatttttattcttttagcgAGGAGAATGCTAACTCATCATTCTGTCACAAAATTTTAttaaagagaaataaaaaaaatacaaacaggcCGGAGGACTAGTCTAAAGCCGACCCTGGTTTAGGCCCTGTTGTCTTTCTTTGTTGGTGCTTCCTGAGATATCTCTATCTTCTTGGTCGTGATGCTTGGTGTTCTCTCCATGGCAGCGAAGCAGTCGATGTCACGGTGTTGTCCTCCTTGCTGGGATACTCCTTGGATGGCTCTTGTGTTGTATTTTGTGTTTGCTTTATGTTTGCTTTGTTCTTTCTTGTTCATGTTTGTCTGTTGTTCCAACCCAGTTTCTGGGTTCTGTAACTTTAGTTCATTTTAATGTTAGTTGATtactctttgccaaaaaaaaaaaaagccgaccctgaaaaatcacacaaTACTACAAACCAGCATGATCTTTATCATGAGTGTTAAGTCTGATAGAATAATTACCTTTTTTTTCACTTAAATATTTAATACCTTATATTCTTTTTCCACTCAAAGGGAAGACGGGTACTTCAGACATGACTCCAGAGGATACTCTGGACTCTGTCTACATCTTTATGTCAAACCAAATGATCAACCAACCACGAAAGTGAGGAACTCCAATAATTTCATGTAAATCCTTCGAAGTACTCCCTCTGTCATTTTAGTGAATGACAACAAAGCACGGACGGTGAAATGGGATTCTTAAAACAAGTCCTTTCCTTATATATGTAGAAGAGCCATATACGAAGTCCACATAGAACCTCCCCTGAAATCTTCCACTGAATTGCATATTATTGCTTTGAACCACTGTGAAGTTGAAGGGCAGGTTCCTTGGCCTTGTAGAAAAGTTCATCCGTGCGTAGCTACAACACTGGGGAAATGAGGTCACGAATTATAACAATTTGGTCGAATTTGTGccataatatatttttttctagTAACAAAGTCTCTTTAGACTTGTCCAAGGGTTGGATATTAGGTAAGACATTAATCACAATATGGCAAAAAGTAGGACTTTATTTAAATAATATCACAATATAGCAAAAAGTAATTTCTTTTGATATCGGAATATCGATCAAGTCGCATAACCGATTGATTTATTTGATGAATTGTTGCTTGATAAGTTGATAGTTGAGGAATTTGACAATATTTTTTCACTTTAATCTCATTAAACTTTAAACCCAAATGCTACCAAGTTGATTTATATTCATATTTACATACTCAATTGCCGGTGAGCCGTAGTTTATTCGTTAGAGCTTAACTAACACAATGAAGGTTACGGGTTAACACTAGGAAAACATTTTTGATCAAAGCtattacaaaaaataaattattgtTGAATATTTCAGGAATCTAAATTCAGTAATGCccaataccttttttttttgaatcaaatccAAAGCCGGTGCCaatatatattcatctaaaactAGAATATGccgttacataccattccgctgccTTATACAgatagacaagaagatagtgacATGAGTCTCGTATTTATAAGTAAGAGAACGTGAGTTCGATTGACATAAGACTAGTTGTTGATatggttaaaaaaataaaaaatttcaatcaTAACTGTATTTATGATTTTCTCTATTCCTTATAAGATTTGATCTTGAgttttgaaagttgaaactatCAAACATTCAAGTAAGAAAGATAACCTAGTAAACGTACAAGACACAATTAAAAAGTATAGGAAAGAAGATGAGCAATCACACCCGTCAAAACTGCATTATTTGGCAACTATGAAAACATA harbors:
- the LOC133733478 gene encoding zinc finger protein CONSTANS-LIKE 9-like isoform X2 translates to MKKCELCDSVAKMYCESDQASLCWDCDIKVHGANFLVAKHLRTLLCHVCQSLTPWNASGPKLGPTVSVCENCVNSSNKESTNEEEEEHDDDDHEENSIGEDDEHDGGGGDNGADDNDGGNDDDDDEENQVVPWSSSSSTPPDSSSLSDEECCHESFSETRSSYP
- the LOC133733479 gene encoding calcium-binding protein PBP1-like; this encodes MACQNGVVFEDFFPAMVDKLGAEGFMKELCNGFRLLMDGERGVITFQSLKRNSGLLGLQGMSDDEVRSMIKEGDLNGDGCLNEMEFCTLMFRLSPAMMESSVELLEEAFVTEDGDQM